Sequence from the Sphingomonas sp. SORGH_AS_0950 genome:
ACGAACTGGCGCCGCGCTATGCCGAGCTGGTCTATAACGGCTTCTGGTTCTCGCCCGAGCGCGAGATGCTCCAGGCCGCCGTCAACTACAGCCAGGAGAAGGTGACCGGCACCGTCCGCCTGAAGCTGTACAAGGGCCAGGCGATCGTGACGGGGCGCAAGTCGCCCTACAGCCTGTATTCGGAGAAGGTCGTGACCTTCGAGGACGATCAGGGCGCCTATGACCAGCGCGACGCGGCGGGCTTCATCAAGCTCAACGCGCTGCGCCTGCGCCTGCTGGGCCGCCGCGACCGGATCTGATCCGGGTTCGGAGCCGAATGCTGAAAGGGCGGACGGGGCAACCCGTCCGCCCTTTTTCATGGGGCCTCGCCGCAGGTGGAGCGAAGCCTATTTCAGTTTCACGCCGTGCAGGCTGCTGGTGGTGGCGATGATCAGATAGCCGTCCGGCGTCACGGTCAGCGGCCCGGCGAACCCGGTCTTCCAGACGACCGGATAGCCTGCCTTTGTCAGGTCGACCGCATAGGTGGTCGAGGTGCCGGCGACGAACATATGGCTGTCCGAGATTACAACATTGCCTGCCAGATTCTCGGTCCCGCCGACATCGATCGATCCCGCCAGCAATCCGGTCGACGTATCGATCAGATCCACGATCGTGCTCGCCGAGCGAATGGCATAGAGGCGGCTTCCTCGAACGGCGGGCTGGCCGGTATAGCTATAGCCCGTCCGCCAAAGTGCCTTTTCGCTGGCGAAGGAGAAAGCCGCGATCGGCAGCGAATTTCCGTCTGAATAATTATCCGTGTAGGTAAAAACATGGCCGTTGGCGTCGAGCATCGGTGCGCCGACATATTCACCCGAATAGCTGATGCCGTTTTTCGAGAAGAACGGGTTCTGGATGGATTTCACCACCGCCCCGGCTCTTGTCATTACCACCAGCGAGCCGGCCTTGAAATAATAGACATAGCTCTGGTCGACGGCGACGCTTTCGCCCTGCATGACGTAACCGCCATATTGACCGACGGCCTCGGTCCGCCAGAGCCGGTCGCCGGTCGGAGCGCTGGCGTCATAGACGACATTGCCATAATAGCCCGCCGCATAGAACAGCTCGTTGCCGACGGGGGTCGGCACGCTGCCGTCGCTGAACTGTGCGTCATAGGTTGGCGTGCTGACATACCCGCCCGTGGATGCGTTGATGACCTGCATCGGGGATGCCGTGGACGTCGTATTCGGCGTGATCGACGCGACCATATTGTTGGAATAGGATGGGCCATAGGGTCGCCGTCCCCGCCCCAGGCTGGCCGCGCCCAGATCGAAGCCCCCCAGACGGACGCGCCGTTCGCGCTCGATACCGCCTGGGTGTAGATGTGGCCGTCCCCGCGCACGACATTGTAGAATATGGTGCCCGCGCGCGCCGCGACCGTGCTGGGAGGATTGGGCGTACCAATGGTCCACGCATCGGCAAAGCTCGCCGTCGCAAAGCTGGCCGGGACATAGCCGGTGTGTCCGGGATCGCGTTGCAGCGTCGACCAGTTGCCGTCGTCTGCGAGTGGGGTCGGCGTCGGCAGGATGAAGGGAGCCGGTGTTGGCGTCGGCGTGGCGATGGGCGTTGGTGTGGGTGTTGGCGTCGGAGCCGGCGTCGGCGTCGGCGTTGGCGTCACGACGACATTCCCGGTCCCCCCAGATCCGCCGCCCTCACCGCCGCAGGCCCCTGGAAAAAGCAAAAATGCAATTGTCGACCAGGTCGATCGCTTCATGATGTCCCCCACCCCGGTATCTGTAATAGATTGCCGATGAGAAGTTCGTAATATGAAAAGAAGACTGGCGGCAAGCGTATCGCGATTGGTTCATGCCTTGCGCGAAAGCGCATCGACATTTTCCCATATCGTGATTTTCGCGCCAGCCCGCCGAGCAAGTTCAATGGCGGCGAAACGATCACCCGCTCCCGTTTGACGAGAGCCCTTTCTGATTTCAACAACTCGCCGCACCGCAGCAAGGGGGATGCTTGTCCTCGCCCCCTTCGATCCGCTAGGCCGATCGCCATGAATGGGGGAAAGCTCAACTGGTGGCAGACGCGGTGGTTCGTGGCGGCGATGGCGCTGCTCGCGGCCGTGCCGCTGCTCTGGCCGACGGTGCCGCCGCTGGTCGACCTGCCGGGCCATATGGGCCGTTACCGGGTCCAGCTCGATTATGCCGCGCAGCCCTGGCTCGCCAACTGGTATCATTTCGAATGGCAGATGATCGGCAATCTGGGCATCGACCTGCTGATCGAGCCGCTGGCGCCGATCTTCGGGCTGGAGCTGGCGGTCAAGCTGATCGTCATCGCCATCCCCGTGCTGACCGTCACCGGCCTGCTCTGGATCGCGCGCGAGGTGCAGGGGCGGATCCCGGCCACCGCGCTGTTCGCGCTGCCGCTGGCCTATAGCTATCCCTTCCAGTTCGGGTTCGTGAACTTCGCGCTGGCGATGGCGCTGGCGCTGAACCTGTTCGCGCTGTGGCTGCGCATGGGTCGGCTGGGCGCGGTGCGGTTGCGCGGCATCGTCTTCGTGCCGCTGTCCTGCCTGCTCTGGGTCGCGCACACCTTCGGCTGGGGCGTGCTGGGCGTGCTGGCCTTTTCGGCCGAGCTGATCCG
This genomic interval carries:
- a CDS encoding PQQ-binding-like beta-propeller repeat protein, translating into MQVINASTGGYVSTPTYDAQFSDGSVPTPVGNELFYAAGYYGNVVYDASAPTGDRLWRTEAVGQYGGYVMQGESVAVDQSYVYYFKAGSLVVMTRAGAVVKSIQNPFFSKNGISYSGEYVGAPMLDANGHVFTYTDNYSDGNSLPIAAFSFASEKALWRTGYSYTGQPAVRGSRLYAIRSASTIVDLIDTSTGLLAGSIDVGGTENLAGNVVISDSHMFVAGTSTTYAVDLTKAGYPVVWKTGFAGPLTVTPDGYLIIATTSSLHGVKLK